The Jannaschia sp. GRR-S6-38 genomic interval CCGGCCATCGCCGCCCGCTCCTGCATCAACCCGGCCAGCGGCGCGGCGCCCGCGCCTTCGGCGGCGTGGTGGCAAGCCGTCCAGGTCAGGCGGATCGCCTCGGCCAGCTCGTCCTCGGTCACCGACAGGATCCGCGCCGCGCCCGCGGCATAGATCGCCAGCGCCTCGGGCACCGCGACCCGCACCGCCATCCCGTCCGCGAAGGTGCGCGCGTCGTTGCAGGCCACCGGCCGCCCTGCCTCGGCCGACAGCTTCGCCACCGGCGCGCCTTCGGACACCACGCCCACGATCTCGGCCCGGTGGCCCAGCGCGTCACGCGCCGCGATGCAGCCGCAGATCCCCGAACCGCAGCCGATCGGGACGTAGAGCGTCTCGATCTGCGGGTGCTCGGACAGAAGCTCCAGCGCATAGGTGGCGACCCCGCGCACAAGTTCGCGGTGGAAGGGCGGCACGATGAACAGCCCCTCGGCCTCGGCCACGCGGAAGGCCTCCTCGCGCGCGGCGTCGAAATCGGCGCCGTGGACGCGCAGCTCGGCGCCCCAGGCCGCCATCGCGGCGTTCTTCTCGGGCGAATTGCCCTCGGGCACGTAGACCACCGCCCGCAACCCCGCGGCCACCGCCGCCCGCGCCTGGCTCTGCCCGTGATTGCCGCGCGTGGCGGTGCAGATCCCCGGACAGTCGGGATGCGTGCGCCGCAGCCAATCGATGAAGGTCACGCCGCCGCGCACCTTGAAGGCCCCGGTCGGATTGGCGTTCTCGTGCTTGACCACCACCCGCGCGCCCGTCGCGCGGTCGAGAAGCGGCCAGCGCAGCTGCGGGCTCGGCGGCACCGACCGATGCACGAGATCCGCCGCCGCTTGCAGCTCGGACAGGTCGAACATGGCGCCCTCCTCCTCTGGCCGGACATCGCTCGGGGGTCCGGGAGCCGCGCCCCCGCCGCTACAACAAGAACAGCGTGATCGCCGGGAAGGCCACCAGGATCGCCACGCGCACGATGTCGGAGCCCACGAAATAGATCACCGCGCGATAGGTTTGCAGCATCGGCGTCCCGCGATCCATCGCATTGATGACGAACAGGTTCATGCCCACGGGCGGCGTGATCAGCCCGACCTCGACCACGATCAGAACCAGAATGCCGAACCAGATCGCCACGTGTTCGGCCGTCATTCCGAAATCCAGCGCCGCGACGACCGGAAAGAAGATCGGGATGGTCAGCAGGATCATCGACAGCGAGTCCATCAGGCAGCCGAAGACCAAGTAGAAGACCAGGATCACCACCAGCACCGTGACCGGCGCGAAGCCCTGGGTGACCACCCATTGCGACATCTCCTGCGGCACTTGGGTGAGCGCGAGGAAGCCGTTGTAGATCCCCGCGCCCAGCACGATGAAGAAGATCATCGCGGTCGATTTGGCGGTGACCATGAAGCTCTCGATCAGGGTCCGGCCGGTCAGTCCGCCATTGACCAGCGCGATCAGCCCGGTGCCCAGCGCGCCAACCGCTGCGCCCTCGGTTGGCGTGAAGATGCCGCCATAGATGCCGCCGACCACCGCGACGAAGACGACCAGCACCGGCCAGACCGCGGCCAGCAGGCGGAAGCGTTCGCCCATCGGGATGGCCTCGCGCGTGCCGGCTGCGGCGGGGTTGCGGCGCACGTAGATCGAGATCGCGATCACGTAGCCCAGCGCCGCCAGCAGGCCGGGGACGAAGGCCGCGAGGAACAGCTTGGCGATGTTCTGCTCGGTCAGGATGGCATAGATCACCAGCACCACCGAGGGCGGGATCAGGATGCCCAGCGTGCCGCCCGCCGCCAGCGTCGCCGTCGAGAAGCCGCCGTCATAGCCGTAGCGGCGCAGCTCCGGCAGGGCGACGCGCCCCATCGTGGCTGCCGTCGCCAGCGACGAGCCGCAGATCGCGCCGAACCCCGCGCAGGCGCCCACCGCCGCCATCGCCACCCCGCCCCGCCGATGGCCGAGGAAGCCCTCGGCCGCGCGGAACAGCGCCTGGCTCATGCCGCCCAGCGTCGCGAAATGCCCCATCAGCAGGAACATCGGGATGATCGACAGCGAGTAGCTGGAAAAGGTCGAGTAGGTCTCGTTCTTCAGCCGCGACAGCGCCACGACATTGCCCCCGGTGACCAGCCACAGGCCCGCGAGCCCGGTCAGGAACATCGCCAGCCCGATCGGCACGCGCAGGAAGATCAGCGCCATCAGCGCCGGGAAGGACCACAGGCCGATGGCCAGATCGGTCAATGATCGGCCTCCTCGGATGGCAGGATCAGCGCGCCGGTCACCAGCTCGGCCACCCGCACGGCGGCCACGTAGCAGGCGGCGAAGGCGGCCACGACCGCCCCCGACAGCGCCGCGGCATAGGCCCACCAGATCGGAAACTGGATCAGGTAGGTCGTCTCGCCGTAGCGCATCTTGGCCTCGGTCCCCAGCCAGAGCTGCCGCGCGATCAGGATCAGCACGGCCGCGAAAACCAGAGCCCAGAGCGCCATCAATCCCCCGTTCACCCGCGGCCCCAGCGCCCGGGTGAAGATGTCGACGCTGGCATGCGCGCCGGTGAGCTGGGTGATCGGCAGGAAGGCGAAGATCACGAAGGCCATGCCGGCCTCGACCAGCTCGAAATCGCCGTTGATCGGGCCCACGCCCAGCCCCAGAACGAAGCCCGACAGCGCGGGCAGCGTCGTCTCGACCCAGTCGGCATGCATCCAGCCGTTGATCGCCCGGCCCGCGACCGAGGCGCAAGTCAGCCCGATCAGCCCCGTCAGGACCAGCCCGCCCAGCACGGCCATCAGCCGCGCCAGCGCCTCGACGATCCGTCCCAGCATGCCCGCACCCCCTGCCTGTCAAGCGAAGGGGCCGCGCCCCAGCGGTGCGCGGCCCCTCGCCCGGACCCTAGCCTCAGCCCTCGTATTCGTCCATCAGGCGGCGGGCCTCGTCGATTAGCATCTGGCCGTCGATGCCCTTCTCCGCCATCTCGGCCAGCCAGGCGTCGTAGACGGGCTGCGCCGCCTCCCGCCAGGCCGCCGCGTCGGCTTCCGAGACGGTGACGATGTTGTTTCCCGCATCGGCCGCGATCTTGCGCGAGGGGACGTCCGCATCCGCCTGCGTGCCGCCCGCGAAGACCGAGAATTCGAGGCCCGAATTGTCGTCGATCACCTGCTTCAGGTCGTCGGGCAGGCTCTCGTACTTGGCCTTGTTCATCGCCAGCACGAAAGTGACGTTATAGAGATGGTTGCCCTCGAACTCGGTGTGGTTCTGCACCAGCTCGGGGATCTTCAGCGCCGGCGTCACCTCCCAGGGGATGGTGGTGCCGTCGATCACGCCCTTCGACAGCGCCTCGGGGATCGCCGGAACCGGCATGCCCACGGGCGTCGCGCCCAGCGCCTCGATCAGCGAATTCACCTGCCGGGTCGCACCGCGGATCTTCATGCCCTGCATGTCGTCGGGCGTGATGATCTCCTTGTTGGCGTGGATCATGCCCGGCCCGTGGATCCAGGTGCCCAGGATATGCACGTCGGCGAACTCGTCCTGCATGTGCTCCTGGTACATCTGCCAATAGGCGGCCGATCCGGCGCGCGCGTCGGTTACCATGAAGGGCAGCTCGAACACCTCGGTCGAGGGGAAGCGGCCGGGCGTGTAGCCCACCACCGTCCAGACCACGTCG includes:
- a CDS encoding TRAP transporter large permease codes for the protein MTDLAIGLWSFPALMALIFLRVPIGLAMFLTGLAGLWLVTGGNVVALSRLKNETYSTFSSYSLSIIPMFLLMGHFATLGGMSQALFRAAEGFLGHRRGGVAMAAVGACAGFGAICGSSLATAATMGRVALPELRRYGYDGGFSTATLAAGGTLGILIPPSVVLVIYAILTEQNIAKLFLAAFVPGLLAALGYVIAISIYVRRNPAAAGTREAIPMGERFRLLAAVWPVLVVFVAVVGGIYGGIFTPTEGAAVGALGTGLIALVNGGLTGRTLIESFMVTAKSTAMIFFIVLGAGIYNGFLALTQVPQEMSQWVVTQGFAPVTVLVVILVFYLVFGCLMDSLSMILLTIPIFFPVVAALDFGMTAEHVAIWFGILVLIVVEVGLITPPVGMNLFVINAMDRGTPMLQTYRAVIYFVGSDIVRVAILVAFPAITLFLL
- a CDS encoding TRAP transporter substrate-binding protein → MICRRTLAGLLTGAALTVTALPALAQEVTLKLHQFLPAQANVPKLILDVWADNVEEASGGRIEVERYPSMQLGGSPPQLMDQAIDGVADVVWTVVGYTPGRFPSTEVFELPFMVTDARAGSAAYWQMYQEHMQDEFADVHILGTWIHGPGMIHANKEIITPDDMQGMKIRGATRQVNSLIEALGATPVGMPVPAIPEALSKGVIDGTTIPWEVTPALKIPELVQNHTEFEGNHLYNVTFVLAMNKAKYESLPDDLKQVIDDNSGLEFSVFAGGTQADADVPSRKIAADAGNNIVTVSEADAAAWREAAQPVYDAWLAEMAEKGIDGQMLIDEARRLMDEYEG
- a CDS encoding threonine dehydratase; translation: MFDLSELQAAADLVHRSVPPSPQLRWPLLDRATGARVVVKHENANPTGAFKVRGGVTFIDWLRRTHPDCPGICTATRGNHGQSQARAAVAAGLRAVVYVPEGNSPEKNAAMAAWGAELRVHGADFDAAREEAFRVAEAEGLFIVPPFHRELVRGVATYALELLSEHPQIETLYVPIGCGSGICGCIAARDALGHRAEIVGVVSEGAPVAKLSAEAGRPVACNDARTFADGMAVRVAVPEALAIYAAGAARILSVTEDELAEAIRLTWTACHHAAEGAGAAPLAGLMQERAAMAGREVAVILCGGNIDAPKMAEVLRGGHARALSLRSVRSRSCGGGRAGREWRGRSRS
- a CDS encoding TRAP transporter small permease; the encoded protein is MLGRIVEALARLMAVLGGLVLTGLIGLTCASVAGRAINGWMHADWVETTLPALSGFVLGLGVGPINGDFELVEAGMAFVIFAFLPITQLTGAHASVDIFTRALGPRVNGGLMALWALVFAAVLILIARQLWLGTEAKMRYGETTYLIQFPIWWAYAAALSGAVVAAFAACYVAAVRVAELVTGALILPSEEADH